The window AGGTAGATAGCCTGGTTTTCCTTAAACTCTATCATACCTGTCTCTCCTTTAAAGTGAAATACGTAATTAACAGCATATAAGGGCCCAGTACACCGTACCATAGAAATTTAATGATGTATCCCAGGTTGGGGAATATTGTGTCATTAATTGATATAGTATCCGGACCGAAATGCATGTTGGTTGACCCAAAGAACAGCCAGATCAGCAAAGCTACATACATCCCGATTATCATTGGCAGCACCACCAGTACCAGCAGCGTTTTCAGGAAGTTGGTTTTTCTGAAATAACAGGCGCCCCACAGGAATATGGTTTGAATCACCATATAATTGGCAATGGTACTCCAGTAGGCAGGCGTAAAGTAATTAAGTGCCAGTTCTGGCTGCCCTGCAATCAGTACACTGATCAGGTAAATAGCAAAAGTAATAGCTGTATAGGCCAGTATAAACAGGGGCGACGAGAGCAGCCAGGATGCGATTAATTTCTCAAGTGTAGACACCGGCAGGGTAAGAAAAGCATAGCTACGGTTAGGCGTATGCAGTTCCTGGAACATCTGGCTGGTAAAGATCAGCCCAATCAGGGTCAGAAATCCATTGTAAAGGCTCGATGGCAGCTGCGAAAGTCCGCCGGAGTTAAAGTAGCCAAGGAAGACCGATATAAGGAAAATTAGTCCGAATATGGCGGCAGCGGCAATTAACCAGCCCTGCCTGAATAACGACAGCTGGCGTGATATAAAGTTAATTTGCCTTGGGGTGCTATATAGATTAGAGTACATAATCTGATGGATTAGTTAAATGAGCTTCTACTGCCTGCTGATTTTTTACCACTCCGTTAAAGAGGATCTCCAGATCTACTCTTGATTCCATGCCGGAGGTGTTTTTGATGATGCCTGCCTTTCTGCCGGCTGCATCTTCGCTGTAAAGAATATCTTCGGGCATAGCTTTTCTTAGGTCCTGCTCAAACCGCAGTTTTTCAGAAATCTCACCTATGCCATGGTTGAAGATAATTTGTCCGTTTTCCAGCACCAGCACTACATCTATAAGATTCTCAAGGTCGCGTACCTGGTGGGTGGAGATCACAATGATCTTTTCCTCATCCAGAGAAGAAGCCATGATCTTTCTGAACTGGCTCTTGGATGGAATGTCCAGGCCGTTAGTTGGTTCATCCAGGATCAGCAGGCGGGCGTTGGTAGCGAGGCCAAAGGCAATCAGAAATTTTTTCTTCTGCCCGTACGACATGCTGGAGAGCTTTTCATCCCGGTCCAGCTCAAATTCCTGCAGGTAAAAGTCCAGCTGCTCCCGGCTAAACCTGGTGTAGAAAACAGCATTATACTTTACAAAGGCATCGATGCTTTGTGCAGGTAGCTCAAACTCTTCCGGAACAACAAAAACGTTTTCCAGCATCTGGGGCTCGCGCTTGCTAACATCATGTCCGAATACCCTGGCCTGGCCTTCCTGCGGGTATAATAAGCCCGATATGTGCTTGAGCAGGGTAGTTTTGCCGGCACCGTTTTTACCCAGCAGCCCGTATATGTAGCCGCTCGTAAGGCTGAGGTTTAGCTCCCTGAACAAGGGCTTATTTTTTTTGTACCGGAAGTTTATATTTTGCAGCTCAACCATAAGATCGGGATTTAAGTGTGTTACTATGTTAGTACGCTATAACGGTAATGCAAAATTAGTGTTTCCTCAAGGCCTGAAAGGGAGAGAAACAGGGGTGGCTTTTTATTCACCACCTGTTCTGTTCAGCTCTTCCAGGTTACTGTTCCTGCTTTTGCTTTCAAATTTTTCGCCTTTGCTGAAACGGTAGCGCAGGTTAAGTTTTAAGCCGCGGGTGCCTCTGTACTGATCAAAGTTGTTGCGGTTTGCTCCGATATCGGCGCTGCCGGTCTCTATCAGTGATTTGAATATGTCTGATACGTTCAGGCTTACATCAAGCTTATCGGCCATAAAGGAGCGTTTTACACCTGCATTTACCCACCAGGCGCCATCGATCTGGTATAGGCCGTGAGCAAGCGGACCGCGATAGATGCCGCTAAGCTCTGCCGTAATGCCCAGGGGGAGCTTCACAGTGTTGTTTACCTGTGTCATAAAGAACAGCGCTTCGTTTACCTGCTGCAGGTCGTTGAAGGAAGTCTCGAAACTCTGGTAAGCCAGCATTACATTGTTAAAGATGCTCCACTTAGGTGTTACCTCTACCGGAGCCACCAGGGTAGCCCTGAAGTTCTGGAAGCGGTCTATGTTCTGCTGCCCGAATGTGGTTGTTTTGGTTTCGTTATTCTGCAAAGGTACTTCGGTAAAGAAGTCTTTTGAGATCGAGTAGCCAAGCACCAGGTTGTAGGTTTGCTTAAAGGTTTGTGTTACTTCAAAAGAGTTGGTGTACTCCGGACGAAGGTTAGGATTACCCTTTGCAATGGTGTAAGGATCGAGATATACCAGGAACGGGTTCAGCGATTCGTAGCGGGGCCTGCTGATGCGGCGGCTGTAGTTGTAGCTTACCTGATAGTTGTCGCTTACTTTTTGCTGTACAAACACACTTGGGAACAGGTCCAGGTAGTTTCTTTCGATGGTTTCGCCCAGGGTTACAGATTCGCCTTCGGAGAATGTCTGTTCTGCCCGTAAGCCGGCCTGTACACTCCACTTATCGCCCAGTTTGGTGGTGAAGTTGCCATAGGCAGCCACAATGTTTTCGCTGTAGATAAAATGGTTGCTCATGCTGTCGATAGGGCGCTTAGTATTATCTTCTAAAGCAAAGAAGCTAAGCTCGTTATCAGATACTACATGGCTTGCTTTCAGGCCTGCCTCTACTTTGCTTTTTCCGAAAGTTGGTTTGGAAAAATCCACCCTTGCAGCATAAATGTTATACGCGGTAGGGTTAGTGTTACCCAGCACCTGGTGTTCGGCAGGAGCTCCGGAGGCGTAGGTAAAGCTGTTTATGAAATCAGAGGTAGTTGTGCTGGAGAGGCGTACATAGTCCAGATCAGCTGTTAAGCGGGTGCCCAGTGTGTCCAGTTTACCAACATAATGCAGGTTAACAGTAGCGCTTTTTGTGTTATCATTTACCGGTGCGGCAGATATAGCCTTCATGTTCTGGCTGGCATCTGTACGGAAGAGCTCCATATCAGAAGTCAGGCCCTGGTAGGTATCCTGCTGCGAAAGGTTTAAAGAGGCTCCTATACTATGGTTTGCATTCAGGTCGTAGTCGGTGCTTAGTTTAACAGAAGGTGTATAGTCAGTTCTGTCTTCGTAAGTTTTCTGATCAAACTTTGCATAGTCGCCTGGCTGGTTAAATTCACGCACCATGTTCAGCGTGCGGAAAGTGTTGCGGTCGGCCATATCCAGGCTGATGGAGGAGTTCCAGCGCTCGTTTTTATAGTTGATCTTTGCGCCGCCTGAATAGCCATGGAGTTTGTTGTACTGGTAGCCTGCGTACACACTGCCGTTCATGCCCCGGATAGAGTTTTTCTTTAAGTTAATGTTCAGGATACCGGCAGTACCTTCTGCATCGTGTTTAGCAGAGGGGTTGGAGATGATTTCGATGTCTTTGATGTTCTCGGCCGACATGCCCTGCAGCATATTCTGCAGTTCTTTGGAAGACAAATAAGTAGGGCGGCCATCGATCATTACTTTTACCCCGCCTTTGCCATTGAGCTGAATGTTGCCATCCTGATCCACCCAAACGCCCGGAGACTTGCTTAGTACATCCATGGCAGTGGCGCCTGCGGCCATTGCGGTGCCTTCCACACTTACTATCATCTTATCAGCTTCGGTAATTACTTTAGGGCGCAGTGCCTCTATAGAGACTGTCTGCAGCATTTCAACATCTTCCTGCAGCTTCAGGCTGCCAAAATCTTTTGAAAAGGATGCCCCTGTTACGGTAAAGGCAGGGGTAGTGATACCCCTGAAACCAATGGCGCTTAACCTGAGGAAGTAACGACCTTCTGCAGGGGATTTGATCATGAATTTACCGTCCATGTCCGCTACAGCGCCTGTTACCAGTGCGGAGTCGGCAGCATCCATAACGGCTACGTTGGCAAAGGGAAGTGCTTCTCCCTTATCGTCTGATAAGCTACCGCTAAGGTTACCGCTTTGGGCAGCTGCTGCCTGGGCCAGTAGTGCCATGATGGTGATTGCGATGTACCTGAAAAAATGTGCCATGATCTTATTTGTTAGAAGTGGAAGTTGAATACGCTGTTCTTATTTTCTTACCAGAGGCTACTCTAGAAATTTTCCGATCTGGTTTTTATCTAAGGCCTGCCTCTATGTTAGTGTACTACGTTACTAGTACACTACAAACGTATAGATAGTTTTTTGATTTCACAAGAAATCATGAAAAATTTTTTGCTGTAATACAGCGATTCCGGGAAGCCTCTATATAGTATGGCAGGGCAGAAATAATCAGGAGCAGGGTGGGGCAGAGGGTGTTAGGGTGATACTGCCATCCCCTGCAGCGGCATTCAAACCTGTGCCTGGAGGTGCGCTAAGCATTAGTAGCTTATAGCAGGTGGCCTCAGTAAGCTGGAAAAAAATTACAGGTAGTACACCCAAAAGGTGGTTGCCAGGGAGCTTTATGCTGCTACAGAAAAAAATATTTTAAAATTTTTAAAACCTCAGGCAACGCTTTTACAAATGACCTGGTCTGCCCGGTAAATCAAACTTAATCTCTTTAGAACTCATGAAAACAAGAACTTTATTTTTAATGGCAGGCCTTACAATGTCTTTTTTATTTACCTCCTGCGAAAAAGAAGATATAACACCTGTAAGAACAGAAACACCGGCTGCCGATCCTGCAGATGGCGGAGGCAATGGTGGCAATACAGGCGGGGGCACCACAACTCCTCCCAACAATGGCGGCGGAACCACCACACCTCCTGCAAAGCCAGCTCCGGCGGCAGATGCCCTGCTAACAAGGGCGGGGATGGTTAGCTGGGGATATGATGAGGCAGGCCGTTTAAATTATTATGATTCCTACCAGCTGAACGACGACTACAAGGTAATTTACGAAGGCGATAAAGCTGTGCGGATGGAATTTAGTACCGGTCATTACCTGGTGTATGAGTGGGAGGGCAGCAAAGTAACGGCTGCTAAAACCTACACACCCGATGGTCTGGAAATTCGCTGGTATAAGTTTGAGTACAGTGGCGATAAGCTGGTAAAGAAAATTAACTCCAGCTGGTACCCCGACTACACCAGAGGCTGGCTAAGCGTTACCGAGTTCAGCTATGACGCTGCCGGAAACCTGGTTCAGCTGAACATACGACATGCACAGAGCGATAAAATGGAAGATCTGGGTCAGCCATCCATCATTACCTGGGGCGATTACGACGATAAGCTCAATCCCAGACCTTATGCAGAAAGCGAACTCTACCTGCCGGGCGTAAAATTGTTTGTAAATAATCCTGGCTTCAGAGATGTAGGCACCAAAGAACTATACACCTACACCTACCACGAGTCCGGACTGCCACAGCAGCGCTTCGATAAAGTACAGGGATATGAGCACGTTCCTGCCATTGCTAATCTGTACGAGTATCAGTAAAACCTATCAGAGAATCAGGAAACGGGTAAAACAGTAGAAAAGCAAAAGCTGTCACAGCATAAGAGAGAAAGTGGATTATCAGGTGATAGA of the Flammeovirgaceae bacterium 311 genome contains:
- a CDS encoding ABC transporter (COG1131 ABC-type multidrug transport system, ATPase component); translation: MVELQNINFRYKKNKPLFRELNLSLTSGYIYGLLGKNGAGKTTLLKHISGLLYPQEGQARVFGHDVSKREPQMLENVFVVPEEFELPAQSIDAFVKYNAVFYTRFSREQLDFYLQEFELDRDEKLSSMSYGQKKKFLIAFGLATNARLLILDEPTNGLDIPSKSQFRKIMASSLDEEKIIVISTHQVRDLENLIDVVLVLENGQIIFNHGIGEISEKLRFEQDLRKAMPEDILYSEDAAGRKAGIIKNTSGMESRVDLEILFNGVVKNQQAVEAHLTNPSDYVL
- a CDS encoding tonb-dependent receptor plug (COG1629 Outer membrane receptor proteins, mostly Fe transport) — protein: MAHFFRYIAITIMALLAQAAAAQSGNLSGSLSDDKGEALPFANVAVMDAADSALVTGAVADMDGKFMIKSPAEGRYFLRLSAIGFRGITTPAFTVTGASFSKDFGSLKLQEDVEMLQTVSIEALRPKVITEADKMIVSVEGTAMAAGATAMDVLSKSPGVWVDQDGNIQLNGKGGVKVMIDGRPTYLSSKELQNMLQGMSAENIKDIEIISNPSAKHDAEGTAGILNINLKKNSIRGMNGSVYAGYQYNKLHGYSGGAKINYKNERWNSSISLDMADRNTFRTLNMVREFNQPGDYAKFDQKTYEDRTDYTPSVKLSTDYDLNANHSIGASLNLSQQDTYQGLTSDMELFRTDASQNMKAISAAPVNDNTKSATVNLHYVGKLDTLGTRLTADLDYVRLSSTTTSDFINSFTYASGAPAEHQVLGNTNPTAYNIYAARVDFSKPTFGKSKVEAGLKASHVVSDNELSFFALEDNTKRPIDSMSNHFIYSENIVAAYGNFTTKLGDKWSVQAGLRAEQTFSEGESVTLGETIERNYLDLFPSVFVQQKVSDNYQVSYNYSRRISRPRYESLNPFLVYLDPYTIAKGNPNLRPEYTNSFEVTQTFKQTYNLVLGYSISKDFFTEVPLQNNETKTTTFGQQNIDRFQNFRATLVAPVEVTPKWSIFNNVMLAYQSFETSFNDLQQVNEALFFMTQVNNTVKLPLGITAELSGIYRGPLAHGLYQIDGAWWVNAGVKRSFMADKLDVSLNVSDIFKSLIETGSADIGANRNNFDQYRGTRGLKLNLRYRFSKGEKFESKSRNSNLEELNRTGGE